From the genome of Vicinamibacterales bacterium:
AGGCCTCGCGCACGCCGCTGGCGGCGCCCCCGTCCCCGCCGCCAGGCGAGTCGGGCCGCGGGCGGACGATCCTGGTCGTGGAGGACGACCCCGAGGTCCGCGCGCTGTTCGTGAGCTTCCTGTCACACGCCGGCTATCACGTCATCGAGTCGCCGAATGGCGCCGACGCCATGGACCTGGTGTCCCGCCACGGCCTCCACATCGACCTGCTGCTGACCGACGTGGTGATGCCGCGGGCCGGCGGTCCGACGCTGGCGGCGGCGCTGGCGGTGCGCCAGCCGTCGCTGAAGGTGATCTACATCTCCGGCTTCCCGCCG
Proteins encoded in this window:
- a CDS encoding response regulator translates to MEDDPEVRALFVSFLSHAGYHVIESPNGADAMDLVSRHGLHIDLLLTDVVMPRAGGPTLAAALAVRQPSLKVIYISGFPP